The DNA region TACGGGCATGAAGAGGGGGATAAGGCGCTGAAGGCCATGGCGCAGCTGATGCGCACCTCTTTCCGTGAAGCGGATCTGCTGGTGCGTTTTGGCGGGGACGAGTTCGCCGTGCTGTTTGCCGATACGGATGAACAGGGCGCCTGGATTGCCATGCAGTATCTCGCCGAACAGGTCGAAAACTATAACGCGCGCAGGCTGCATCCCTGGTCGCTTTTATTTTCGTGGGGGCTAAGCGAATTCGATCATAACGGCAACGACCTGCAGCAGTGGTTGAAGGATGCGGATGAAAAGATGTACGCCATGAAGCAGCAGCGACAGCGCGCCCGGTGACATAACGAAAGCCTATGTCCGAACCGCTTGCGTTAATATTTTGTTAAATACATAGTGAGCGTATTCAACGTAAGGAAAAACAATGAATACCTCACTGCAAGTCAAAATCCTCACCGGGGAAACAATCCTTGCGCACCTGGACGCGCTGGCCGGGATCCTCGAAAACTGCGTAAACGGCGGGGCATCCGTCAGCTTTATGCTCCCTTATAGCCTCGATAAGGCCCGTATTTTCTGGCGCGGCATTGCTCAAAGCGCAGCGCGAGGCGAGCGTCTCGTGCTTGCCTGTTTTGACGATCGGGACGGCGTCATCGGAACGGTGCAGCTGATCACGGACCAGCCGGAAAACCAGCCGCACAGGGCCGATGTGGCAAAGCTTTTGGTTCACAAGAAAGCGCGTCGGAAAGGGGCCGCGATGGCACTGATGGAAGCGCTGGAGGCTGAGGCCAGGGCTAGAGAGATTTCCGTTCTGGTGCTCGATACCGCTACAGGCAGCGGCGCTGAGACGTTCTATCAGCGAGCCGGCTGGCAAAAGGTGGGTGAGATCCCTCGCTATGCCCTGATGCCGGACGGCGCCATGACGGCCACGTCACTCTTTTATAAGTTCTTATAATTATTTTGCACAACTACGCGGCGGATTGATCAAAACAGGGTTTCTGGTCGTTAAGTTTTGATAAGTTATCGTACCAATCTTATCAGGCTGTATGACTAATCATAAAAGGAACCCCCTTGTGAACACGCTCAACCGTCATGATTTTCCCGGTGCTCAATACCCCGAACGCATCATTCAGTTTGGTGAAGGCAATTTCCTGCGCGCCTTCATCGACTGGCAAATCGACCTGCTCAACGAACATACCGACCTGAACGCTGGCGTGGTTGTCGTCCGTCCTATCAAGAGCGACTTTCCGCCGTCGCTAAGTACGCAGGACGGGTTGTACACGACGATTATTCGTGGCCTGAACGAGCAGGGTGAGGCGGTGAGTGACGCCCGCCTTATCCGCTCCGTGAACCGGGAAATCAGCGTTTATGACGACTATGACGCATTTCTGGCGCTGGCCCACAATCCGGATATGCGCTTTGTGTTCTCGAACACCACCGAAGCGGGCATCAGCTATCACGCGGGTGACAGATTCGACGATGCGCCAGCGGTGAGCTATCCGGCGAAGCTGACGCGACTGCTGTTTGAGCGCTTTAGCTACTTCAAGGGAGCGACAGACAAAGGCTGGATCATCATTCCGTGCGAACTGATTGACTATAACGGCGAGGCCCTGCGCGAGCTGGTCTTACGCTATGCGCAGGAGTGGGCGTTACCCGCCGCTTTCATCCAGTGGCTTAATCAGGCAAACACGTTCTGCTCAACGCTGGTTGACCGTATCGTAACCGGTTACCCGCGCGACGAAGCGGCTACGCTGGAAGCCGAGCTGGGTTATCACGATGGGTTCCTGGACACGGCGGAACACTTCTATCTGTTCGTTATCCAGGGGCCAGCCTCTCTCGCTCAGGAACTTCGTCTCGATCGGTATCCGTTAAATGTGCTGATTGTCGACGACATCAAGCCCTACAAGGCGCGCAAGGTCGCCATCCTGAACGGTGCTCACACGGCGCTGGTGCCGGTGGCTTTCCAGGCGGGTCTGGATACGGTGGGCGAGGCGATGAACGATGCGGAGATTTGCGCGTTTGTCGAAAAAGCGATTTATCAGGAGATTATTCCGGTCCTCGATCTGCCGCGCGACGAGCTGGAATCTTTTGCCCGTGCGGTAACAGGGCGTTTTCGCAATCCCTACATCAGACACCAGCTGCTGTCCATTGCGCTCAACGGCATGACTAAATACCGTACCCGCCTCCTGCCACAGCTGCTGGCGGGGCAGGAGGCAACCGGACGCTTACCTGCGCGCCTGACCTTTGCCCTGGCGGCGCTCATCGCGTTTTATCGCGCGGAGCGTAACGGGGAGAGCTATCCGGTGCAGGATGATGCATTCTGGCTGGAACGTTATCAGCAGCTTTGGGCGCAGCACCGGGACCAGCAGTTGACCACGCGTGATCTGGTGCAGGCTGTACTGAGCGTGAGCGAGCACTGGGAACAGGATCTGACGCAGGTGGCCGGACTTGTCGACCAGGTCACGCTGGATCTCGATGCCATTCTGCTGAAGGGGATGCGCGCAGCGGTGAAACCGCTTTGCTAATGACTTTACCCGGCTTCGGCCGGGTTTAAATACCCCTTATTTTAGTTACAACATACTATTTACCCTGTTTTTAAAAACAGATGCAGCACCGTGCGGTTATTGCCTAGCAGGTGAGAAAATTCAATGTTTCGTTAACATGCTTGCAACTGTGAGGGGGATCACGTTTAATAGCCGAGCTCTTTCCTTTCCTGAAACTCACTATGATTGTTCGTCCTAAACAGCACTGGCTCCAACTGATTTTTGTCTGGCACGGTTCGGTACTTCCTAAAATCTATACCCGACTGTTGCTCAACTTCCTGCTCTCTATCGCCGTAATCCTGATGCTGCCCTGGTATACCTCGCTGGGCATCAAATTTACCGTGGCGCCATTCAGCATTCTCGGCGTGGCGATTGCCATCTTTTTGGGTTTCAGGAACAACGCCTGCTATGCACGCTACGTTGAGGCTCGCCTGCTCTGGGGGCAGTTGATGATAGCGGCCCGCTCGCTGTTTCGCGAGGTAAAAAACACCTTGCCCGACGATAAGCACCTTGGCGAATTCGTCCGTCTGCAAATTGCTTTTGCCAACTGCCTGCGCATGACCCTGCGCCGTGAGCTGACCGCCGGGCAGCTTTCTCGCTATCTTGCTGCGGATGATTTACGTAACGTAATGGCCGCCAGCTCACCGGCCAACCGTATTTTGCTGATCATGGGTGAGTGGCTGGCCGTGCGGCGGCGTAATGGGCAGCTTTCGGACATCCTGTTCCATAGCCTGAACAACCGTCTGAACGATATGTCCATCGTCCTTTCCGGATGCGAACGCATTGCGACAACGCCGGTGCCGTTTGCCTATACGCTGATTTTGCACCGCACGGTGTATCTGTTCTGCATCATGCTGCCGTTCGCGCTGGTTGTGGACCTGCATTACATGACGCCGTTTGTCTCCGCGTTGATCTCCTATACCTTTATCTCGCTGGACACCCTGGCGGAAGAGCTGGAAGACCCGTTTGGCACGGAAGATAACGATCTGCCGCTGGACGCTATCTGCAACAATATGGAACGCGATCTGCTGCAGATGAACGACGAAGAGAGCATTCCGGAAAGGCTGATGCCGGATAAGCACTATCAGCTGACCTGACGGGCGTTCCACTCGTCGCGGGTGATCTCCCACAGTTCGGAATCCAGCATGCCGCTGACGTAGGCTTTCTTCTCCGTCCTGATGAGCCGCATGCCGCTGCTGTCTGAAATACGACGCGAGCGGCCGTTGGCGGCTGCCTTCGGCGCACGTAATACGGGTTTATGTAGCGTATTGAACCAGTAATCCGTCGCCGCAATGCTGGCCTCGCGCATATATCCTTTGCCCTGGAACTCCGGCGCGAGCCAGAAACCACGGTTGTTGTCCTCGACGTCGTACAGGCAAATAATGCCCATCAGTTCATCCGGTACCTCGCGTCGTCGGATGCTCCAGAACCAGGCAATCCCTTTCGCCATATCCGGTAGCGCCACGTTGTTAACATAGTTTTCCGCGCCGTTATCCGGGTAGGGCCAGGGCACGGAAGAGACCATATAACGCACGATCTCCCAGCGTGGATACAGCTTCTGTATCTGGATAGCATCTTCGGCAACCAGCGGTTTTAGCAGCAGGCGTTCTGTCGTCAACGTCGGAATTGTCATCCGCGGATCTCCCTGTTTAGGCGTTATCTTGCCGGGTGGCGCTGCGCTTACCCGGCCTACTGGGTGCTAAAATATCAATGAGTTTCATATTACACTGTTTCGAAATGGCGATTAATGTCTAATGTGAGGAACACATGGCAATTACGGTAAGACCGCTGCGTGAAGACGATTACCTCCAATGGCGACCGCTGTGGGACGGCTATACCCATTTTTATGATTGCTACCTTGAGGAATCCGTCACCGCATCAACGTGGGAAAGGGCGCTCTCAGCGCAATCGTCGATGTTCTGCCGCGTGGTGGAGAAGGACGAAAAGGTCATCGGTTTCGCCATGTGCGTTCTGCACGAAGGCACCTGGTCAACGGCCCCCATCTGCTACCTGGAAGATCTGTTTGTTGATGCTGCCGAACGCGGGGCGGGTGCCGGTAAGGCGCTCATCGACGCTTTGATTGAGGAGGGCAAGCGCGAAGGGTGGTCGAAACTGTACTGGGTCACCCGGGAGAACAATCCGGCGCGTAAACTTTATGACAAATATGGTGAAGCCGACGATTACGTCCGCTATCGCCTCTCCCTTTAAGACCAAAACGCCTGCGTTTGTATCGTACTGTATCAGCGTTCCACATACATACACAGGCTTGCAATAAACCCGCTTTCGCACATATTCGCAATACACTGCAGTGTTGTTATATCCCCGTGAATTGTACTCAACCGGAGATACCAACATGTTCAGCAAACTCGCTTACTCAACCCTCGCACTGACCGTTTCGCTTGGTACCGTGATGTCCTGTCAGGCCGACGTCACCGGTACCAGCTTCGCCGCGGCCTTCGATCGTCCACAGCAAATTAACGCTGGCGATCTGAACGTCGGTTATGTCGACATTGGCCCGAAAGACGGCCAGCCGGTTATTTTACTGCACGGCTGGCCCTACGATATTCACAGCTATGCCGACGTCGCGCCCGCGCTGGCGGCAAAAGGCTACCGGGTGATTGTGCCTTCTCTGCGCGGCTACGGCACCACACGCTTTCTGTCAGCCAAAACGCCGCGCAACGGGCAGCCTTCGGCCATGGCAAAAGATGTTGTGAACCTGATGGATGCCCTGAATATCAAACAGGCGGTATTTGCAGGATATGACTGGGGGGCGCGTACGGCAGATATCGTTGCGGCCTTATGGCCAGAGCGCGTGAAGTCGCTCGTTTCGGTGAGTGGATACCTCATCAGCAGCCAGCAGATTGGCAAACAGCCGCTGCCGCCAAAAGCCAGCAGCAGTGGTGGTATCAGTTCTACTTTGCCACCGCGCGCGGTGCGCAAGGCTATGCTAAAAACACGCATGACTTTGCGCGATTGATCTGGTCGCAGGCCTCGCCTGACTGGAAATTCAGCGACGCAACCTTTAGCGCCAGCGCTAAATCGCTCGATAACCCGGATCACGTCGCGGTGACGCTCAGCAACTATCGCTGGCGCTTAGGGCTGGAGAAAGGCGAGCGCAAATACGACGGCTACGAGAAAAAACTGGCCACGCTGCCGAACATCACCGTACCGACGATCACCATCGAAGGCGGAAACAACGGCGCGCCGCATCCGGCACCGCAGGCCTACGCGGGTAAATTTACCGGTAAGTATGAACACCGCACCTTTGGGGCGACCGTAGGACACAATCCGCCGCAGGAAGATCCGCAGGAATTCGTCAAAGCGGTGGTCGACGCAGATAAACTCTGAAATGTGCTATTTTCAATACGTTACCCTTCGGTCTGGAGATTTCGGTGGAGCATATTGATCATATCCTTATCGTCGATGACGACCGGGATATCCGTGAACTGATCGTCGATTATCTCGGCAAGTCTGGTTATCGCGCGACGGGGGCGGCCAACGGCAAAGAGATGCGCGTCGTGCTGGATAAACAGCATATCGACCTGGTGGTGCTGGACGTCATGATGCCCGGTGATGACGGTCTTACGCTATGTCGGCAGCTGCGCAGCGGCAAACATAAAGATCTGCCTATTCTGATGCTGACGGCGCGCAATGAGGAGACGGACAGGATCCTGGGGCTGGAGATGGGAGCCGATGACTACGTGGTGAAGCCATTTGTTGCGCGCGAGCTGCTGGCGCGTATCAAAGCGATTTTACGCCGTTTTCGTACAATGCCGCCCAATCTACAGGTGACCGAAGCAGGGCGGCTGGTGACGTTTGGTGAATGGCAACTCGATACCGTCGCCCGGCACTTAATCGATCCGGAAGGGATGATTGTCGCGCTAAGCGGGGCGGAATATCGCCTGCTGCGCGTTTTCCTCGATCATCCTCAGCGGGTGCTGACCCGCGATCAGCTGCTCAACCTGACGCAGGGGCGCGACGCCGAGCTGTTTGAACGTTCTATCGACCTGCTGGTTAGCCGGGTTCGCCAGCGCCTGAATGAAGATGCCCGCACGCCCGCCTACATCAAAACCGTGCGCAGCGAAGGCTACGTTTTTACCATGGCGGTCACGATTAAAGAGGCTCACGAATGAGGTTTTGGCCGCGTTCTCTGCTGGCCCGTTTGCTGATCGTCGTGCTGCCCGGCCTGCTGCTGGCTAACGCCCTGAGCCTGACGCTGGTCATGATTGAACGCATGCACAGCGCCCGCTCGGTGATGCTCGGTAATCTGGAAAACGACGTCGCAACCAGCGTCGCCATTTTAGACCGGCTACCGGCCAGCGAACGCGCCGCCTGGCTGCCGCGGCTGGAACGGGGTAACTATCGTTATATTCTGGGCTCAGGTGAGCCCGGCCCGGCGCCGACGGATACGCGTTCGCAGGATGCTATCCGTACCTTAAAAGCGACGCTTGCGGCAGAGTATCCGCTCAGCTTCACCGCCGTTCCCGGCGCCGTTTCCCACATCCAGGCGCATCTTACGCTACGCGATGGCTCGCCGCTGACCATTGACCTCATCCCGCGCATGCCGCCGGTCGCCAGCTGGCTGCCCGTGGTGCTCATCCTGCAGCTGCTGCTGCTCGCGGCATGCGCCTGGTTTGCCGTGCGCCAGGTCGTGCGGCCTTTTTCACAGTTTACCCGTGCGGTTGACTCCCTCGAACCGGGAGCCACCACGCCAATGGCAGAGAAAGGGCCGCTGGAAGTTAAGCGGGCAGCCCATGCGTTCAACGCCATGCAGGCACGCATTCAGTCTTACCTTAAGGAGCGGGCGCAGATCCTGGCCTCCATTTCCCACGACCTCCAGACGCCAATTACCCGCATGAAGCTGCGGGTCGAAATGACGGAACAGCCTGAACTGCGCGACAAGCTCCTGAACGACCTTGATAACATGTCGCGCCTGGTGCGGGAGGGCATTGCGTATGCCCGGTCATCAGAATCCCTGGAAGAGACGACCCTGAAGCTGGAGCTGAACGCATGGGTCAACAGCATCGCCAGCGATTATCAGGACATCGGTAAAAACGTGCAGTTTCAGGCAGGCGAAGTCCGCTTACCGATTGTTACCCGCCCGCAGGCCCTTCGCCGGGTGATGACCAACCTGCTGGATAACGCCCTGAAGTTCGGGGAGTATGCCGTCATTACCCTTGATGCGTCATCTGCCGCACAGGTGATTATTCACATTACGGACGGCGGACCGGGGATCCCCGAGGCCGAGCTTGAGGCGGTATTGCAGCCGTTTTATCGGGTTGAAACATCGCGCAACCGCGATACCGGCGGAACCGGCCTCGGCCTTGCCATTGCCGCGCAGCTCACCGCTCAGCTGGACGGGAAGCTCCACCTGGCGAACCGGGCCGGAGGCGGGCTTGACGTATCCATTACGCTACCGCGCCGCTAGCGAATTGTACGGTTTTGTATCTCCCGCCGAGGGGGATACAGGGCCAGACAAAATCCGCGTTTTTACACATATCCTGAATACATCCGCACGATGAAATAGCCTCACTGCAGCGTCGCAGGACTTCTATCGTGAGGTTTCTATGTTTCTGGTAATCGCTTTTCTGGGCGGGATGATAAGCCTGCTCAGTCCATGTACGCTCCCGGTTATCCCGCTTCTGTTCGCCGGTTTTCAGGGGCAGCGACGCCATATTCTGGCCCTGCTTGCGGGGATGATCGTGATGTTCACCCTCGTGGCGATGGTTGTCACCGTCGCCAGCGCATGGATCGCCGAGGCAACCCTCGTCGGACGCTGGGTCGCCCTCGTCATCCTGGGCGTGGCCGCGCTGGCGTTAATTTCTCCGTCATTCGCCCAGCGTATTGCAGGGCCAGCCGTCAGCGCGGGTAATATGCTCAACACCCGAAGCGGCAGAACGCGCGGTATGGCATCGGCTTTTCTGGCCGGGCTTGCGGTCGGGCTACTCTGGTCTCCCTGCGCCGGGCCCATTCTGGGGGCGATATTCAGCATTAATATTGCGGGGCATTCCGCCATTGCGACGGGCGCGCTGTTGGCGGCCTATGGCAGCGGTTGCGCGCTGATGCTGGGCCTGCTCGTTTCAGGAGGCCGCAGGCTGATGGCGCCGTTAAGAGCTAAATCGGCGCTGATGGCAAAGCTGCGGCAGGGGGCGGGCGTGGTGATGCTGGCAGCTGTAGTGCTCAACGCCACAGGGATGACGTCGCTCCTCAGAGGGGCAAACGGCATCGCGGAGCGTCTGGAGACAAGGCTTCTGACGCTGGTGAAACCGACCAACGTGCCGGTGAAGCTCCAGCCGGTCGTGATGACAAAGCCCAGCAGCCAGTTGCCCTCATTGAGCGGGGGAACCGGGTGGATAAACGGTGACCCTGTCACGTCTGAATCCCTGCGAGGGAAGGTGGTGCTGATTGATTTCTGGACCTGGGACTGTATTAACTGCCAGCACACGCTCCCGCATGTGCGAGATTGGGCCGCGAAGTACCAGCCGCAGGGGCTGGTCGTGATTGGGGTTCACACGCCGGAATATCCCTGGGAAAAACCGCTCGCCTCGGTGAAAAACGCGGTCAATAAATGGCAGCTGCCGTATCGGGTGGTGACGGATAACAACTACCAAATCTGGAACGCTTTCGGCAACCAGTACTGGCCAGCGCATTACTATTTCGATGCCAAAGGCCAGCTGCGCTATACCGCATTTGGCGAAGGCGATTATGAGCAGCAGGAAAAGGTTATCCAGCAGCTGCTCAAAGAGGCCCGGTCTTAGCCCCGTTCAGGGCTGACGCTGAGCCACAATAAACAGCCGCGGGAAAGGTAGCAGTATCTGCCCGTTTTCCTGGAGCGGATACTGCTCTTCCAGGAGCTCATGGTAGCGTTTCAGGAAACGTTTCTGCTCGCTCTCATTCAGTTCCTGAAGCCACGGGCGCAAGCCGGTGGCGCTGACCCAGTCAATGATGGCCTGGTGGGAGCGCATTTTATGGAAATAGGTTGTCCGCCAGATATCCACCTCACAGCCCGCCTCCGACAAAATGTCGTAATAGGCGTGCACGCCCGGCAGAGGTTCCCGGCCGCGATCGGGGTAGTCTTGCTCAAGCGCCACTTCGCGCATCGCTACGTGAGTCGGCTCAAGCCAGTTGTCTGGCATCTGGATCGCCAATACGCCATTCAGCGCCAGCAGAGAAACAAGGTGCGGCAGGAGATCGTAATGGTCTGGGATCCACTGTAGCGATGCGTTAGCGTAGATCAGATTCAGCGGCTGGCCAGGCTTGTACTGGCGGATATCGGCCTCAACAAAACGGCAATCGGGTAACGCGGTGCGCGCTTCCTCGAGCATTGCAGGGGAGTTATCGACCCCGGTAATCTGTGCCGACGGCCAGCGGTGCTTCAACAACGCGGTGCTGTTTCCTGGCCCGCAGCCCAGATCGGCGATGTTTGAAACCTCATCCAGAGGAACTCTGGCGAGCAACTCAGCGGCAGGACGCGTTCTTTCCGCGCCGTATTGCAGGTAAAGAGAAGGATTCCAGTCGGCCATCTTCAGATCTCCGTTTTGCGTGTACCAGCAAGAATAGCACAGGCCGACACCCGCACTGAGGCAGGCGTCGGAACAGGAGCAGATTACAGAATGCCTTTCAGCGCAACATGATAGAGGAGCATAATGGTCTTCCCGTCGACAATCCTGCCCGTTTCAATGCCGCGTAACGCTTCTTCAAGCGTCATTTCCAGCACGTCGATATCTTCTCCTTCAGCCTTGATCCCGCCACCTGCGCCGGTTTTGTCTTTCGGCTGGTATTCGGCAAGATAGAAATAGAGTTTTTCCGTGACGGAACCCGGGCTCATATAGGCTTCAAAGATTTTCTGCACGCCTGAAACCTGGTATCCCGTCTCTTCTTCCGCTTCTGCTTTTATGCGGCTTTCGGGATCCATGTTGTCCAGCAGCCCCGCGGCGGCTTCAATTAAGTCGTCCTCATGACCGTTAATAAAGACGGGGAAGCGGAACTGGCGAGTCAGGATCACCGTCTTTTTATCACGGTTGTAGAGCAGGATAGTCGCACCGTTCCCGCGGTCATAGACTTCCCGCTGCTGTCGCTGCCATTCGCCGTCACGTCGCTGCAGGTCAAAGGTGTATTTCTTAAGGACATACCAGTTATTTGACAGCACTTCACCGTTGATGATGCGCACATCTGCACGTTTTGATTGCACGTTTGTCTCTCCTTACGTAGAGTAATCATAATAAACAGCATTATCGTGCACAATCAAGATAAAACATGCAACATCAGGAATTAAGATGCTCACCAGTCAGCGAAAACAATTGATCCTTGAAAAGCTCGGCGCCGAGGGCCAGGTCCAGTCTAAAGCGCTCAGCATTATCTTCGATGTCTCTGAAGACACCATTCGGCGCGACTTACGCGAACTGGCGGCAGAAGGGCGTTTGCAGCGCGTTCACGGCGGCGCGCTGCCGTCGTCTTCCGCTATTGTGCCTTTTGCGGAACGTCAGTCCGTCAAAATGGATGCCAAAAAAAAGGTGGCGCAGAAGGGCGCGCAGCTGATCTCTTCGGGTCAGGTGGTGATTGTTGACGGTGGAACGACCACCTCGGAGCTGATTACCTTCTTACCGCCCGATCTGCGTATCACCGTGGTGACGCACAGCCCGAGCATTGCCCTGGGGCTTGTCGATCATCCGTCTATAGAGGTGATTCTGATTGGCGGCCGGTTGTATAAACACTCGATTGTCGCCGTCGGCGCGGCGGCCATTGAAGGCATCGAAAATATTCATGCGGATCTGTTCTTTATGGGCGTTACCGGGATCCATCCCGAAGCAGGGCTGACGACCGGCGATTTCGAAGAGGCGTGCATCAAACGTGCATTTTCCGGCAGAGCCGCCGAGACGGTCGTTCTGGCTTCGCCGGAAAAAATTAACACCGCGTCTTCGTTTGTGATTGGCGATGTATCCCTGGCGAATACCATTGTTGTCGAGGACGATACCGATCGTGACTGGGTGAACGCGCTATCGGAAAAAGGGGTATCGGTCGTGCTGGCTACGGCATGAGCCAGCCAGATAACTGACTGGCTCGGTTACGTTAAGCCTGAGGAATGCTCTCTAGCGTAGTATAGACCTTAAGGCCAAGTTTCCGGGCCACGTCAACGTCCATATCCGCCCCCTTAGACGCACCGGCAATACGATAAATCGCATCGCATTTGGTGATGAGCCGGTGAGCAACGTGGTAAAGCATTGATTCCGCGATCTCATCTCCCAACGATTTCGAGCCCGCGGCCGTCGCCAGCGGAAGGGCCAGCCACTCCCCAATCACCGGGACGTGACCTCTCTGGTAAATATCTAAGGCCGCGCGTTCAAGACGGGCAAGATTCTCATCAATACGAGCCTGATTGCCATCAGTGCCGCTTCGATAGGGCCCGGCAATTAAAATTAGCTGTTGTGTCATAGATACCTCGTTACGTGTTTTTGCATGAGCTTGCAGGTTTGCTAGTGACTAAACGGAATGATAGCCGGCAATATCGTGCACACACAAGAAGTATCGTGCATTAAGAAGATTGGTAATTGCTACATTACGGATCGTTTTCGTCCCACAAAGGTCCAACGCAGGTAGTCGTAAAGCCAGTTGTACAGCATCGTGTATGGCAGGAAAAAGAGCACAAGACCAATCTCAACAAAAAATGCTTCTGTGATGCTTAAATCCAGCATAAACATAGCCACGGGGATCAGGGTGACGATAAGTCCTGTTTCAAAGCCAACCGCATGGATAGCTCTCACGAGGAATGTACGTTGAAAGCGGTGTTTTTTCTGCAGGGAGTCAAAGAGTTTGTTGAAGAGAAAATTCCATGCGGTGGCGGTAAGTGCGGAGATCGCGGATAACGAGCCAGACTGGAGTACGGAAACGTTCATCAACCATGCCAGAGACAATGCGATGATAGTGTTGGCCGTTACTTCAAAAATGACGGCATGGAAAATTCGTTCTCTATAACTTTTATCTAATTCAATTTCCATAGGTTTACAGCGGGGGCGTGAAAAGGTTGAAGTATATCAGACGTCGTTAAACTGTGTTTAAACCTGCAGGTTGGCTTATGTGACTTGATGTGATGGCATCAAGGGGATTGCAACGCAAAATATAGCTTTTCAAGCCGCTCATTGACCAGGGTAATCATGAATGCGAAAGCGTAGATTTCCTTTGAGATTATGTTGGTTCGCATAATGTATATTATGTTAAATTGCCTTCAATGATAAATATGTTCATAAGACCCTTCCACTAACTTGGATAAGCCATAGTGACGTATTTTTCCCTCCTTGATCAAATCTCCCAGCGTTCCCGCGATATCACCTATTTCCATGTTGATCCGCAGCATTACGGTTGGTTGTTTGCCGTCAACATTGAATGGGGCTAAGTGCGATTAACCGTCGCCTGGTGCAACGTTACCCTCTGGAAACGCTCTTAAAAGGTGCAGTACTGATTGCCGCTACTGCGTCCCTGATGCTGGCGGTTGCGACAAAACTGGATGTCGGTGGAATCGGCCTAATTGCTCTCGCAATCTTCATCCTGTTTTCAATGAATGGCATTATTGCTGCCACCGCAACGGCCGCCGCGCTGGATGCCGCTCCGAATGCTGCGGGGTCGGCTTCGGCACTGATTGGTTCACTCCAGTACGGCAGTGGCATCGTTTCATCATTGCTGTTGGCGATGTTCAGCGATGGAACCCAATGGACGATGGGCTGGATTATCACCCTTTTCACTTTGGCCAGTGCAGCTATG from Enterobacter chengduensis includes:
- a CDS encoding GNAT family N-acetyltransferase; amino-acid sequence: MTIPTLTTERLLLKPLVAEDAIQIQKLYPRWEIVRYMVSSVPWPYPDNGAENYVNNVALPDMAKGIAWFWSIRRREVPDELMGIICLYDVEDNNRGFWLAPEFQGKGYMREASIAATDYWFNTLHKPVLRAPKAAANGRSRRISDSSGMRLIRTEKKAYVSGMLDSELWEITRDEWNARQVS
- a CDS encoding bestrophin family protein — translated: MIVRPKQHWLQLIFVWHGSVLPKIYTRLLLNFLLSIAVILMLPWYTSLGIKFTVAPFSILGVAIAIFLGFRNNACYARYVEARLLWGQLMIAARSLFREVKNTLPDDKHLGEFVRLQIAFANCLRMTLRRELTAGQLSRYLAADDLRNVMAASSPANRILLIMGEWLAVRRRNGQLSDILFHSLNNRLNDMSIVLSGCERIATTPVPFAYTLILHRTVYLFCIMLPFALVVDLHYMTPFVSALISYTFISLDTLAEELEDPFGTEDNDLPLDAICNNMERDLLQMNDEESIPERLMPDKHYQLT
- a CDS encoding response regulator produces the protein MEHIDHILIVDDDRDIRELIVDYLGKSGYRATGAANGKEMRVVLDKQHIDLVVLDVMMPGDDGLTLCRQLRSGKHKDLPILMLTARNEETDRILGLEMGADDYVVKPFVARELLARIKAILRRFRTMPPNLQVTEAGRLVTFGEWQLDTVARHLIDPEGMIVALSGAEYRLLRVFLDHPQRVLTRDQLLNLTQGRDAELFERSIDLLVSRVRQRLNEDARTPAYIKTVRSEGYVFTMAVTIKEAHE
- a CDS encoding tagaturonate reductase, yielding MNTLNRHDFPGAQYPERIIQFGEGNFLRAFIDWQIDLLNEHTDLNAGVVVVRPIKSDFPPSLSTQDGLYTTIIRGLNEQGEAVSDARLIRSVNREISVYDDYDAFLALAHNPDMRFVFSNTTEAGISYHAGDRFDDAPAVSYPAKLTRLLFERFSYFKGATDKGWIIIPCELIDYNGEALRELVLRYAQEWALPAAFIQWLNQANTFCSTLVDRIVTGYPRDEAATLEAELGYHDGFLDTAEHFYLFVIQGPASLAQELRLDRYPLNVLIVDDIKPYKARKVAILNGAHTALVPVAFQAGLDTVGEAMNDAEICAFVEKAIYQEIIPVLDLPRDELESFARAVTGRFRNPYIRHQLLSIALNGMTKYRTRLLPQLLAGQEATGRLPARLTFALAALIAFYRAERNGESYPVQDDAFWLERYQQLWAQHRDQQLTTRDLVQAVLSVSEHWEQDLTQVAGLVDQVTLDLDAILLKGMRAAVKPLC
- a CDS encoding cytochrome c biogenesis protein/redoxin gives rise to the protein MFLVIAFLGGMISLLSPCTLPVIPLLFAGFQGQRRHILALLAGMIVMFTLVAMVVTVASAWIAEATLVGRWVALVILGVAALALISPSFAQRIAGPAVSAGNMLNTRSGRTRGMASAFLAGLAVGLLWSPCAGPILGAIFSINIAGHSAIATGALLAAYGSGCALMLGLLVSGGRRLMAPLRAKSALMAKLRQGAGVVMLAAVVLNATGMTSLLRGANGIAERLETRLLTLVKPTNVPVKLQPVVMTKPSSQLPSLSGGTGWINGDPVTSESLRGKVVLIDFWTWDCINCQHTLPHVRDWAAKYQPQGLVVIGVHTPEYPWEKPLASVKNAVNKWQLPYRVVTDNNYQIWNAFGNQYWPAHYYFDAKGQLRYTAFGEGDYEQQEKVIQQLLKEARS
- a CDS encoding ATP-binding protein, with protein sequence MRFWPRSLLARLLIVVLPGLLLANALSLTLVMIERMHSARSVMLGNLENDVATSVAILDRLPASERAAWLPRLERGNYRYILGSGEPGPAPTDTRSQDAIRTLKATLAAEYPLSFTAVPGAVSHIQAHLTLRDGSPLTIDLIPRMPPVASWLPVVLILQLLLLAACAWFAVRQVVRPFSQFTRAVDSLEPGATTPMAEKGPLEVKRAAHAFNAMQARIQSYLKERAQILASISHDLQTPITRMKLRVEMTEQPELRDKLLNDLDNMSRLVREGIAYARSSESLEETTLKLELNAWVNSIASDYQDIGKNVQFQAGEVRLPIVTRPQALRRVMTNLLDNALKFGEYAVITLDASSAAQVIIHITDGGPGIPEAELEAVLQPFYRVETSRNRDTGGTGLGLAIAAQLTAQLDGKLHLANRAGGGLDVSITLPRR
- a CDS encoding GNAT family N-acetyltransferase; translated protein: MAITVRPLREDDYLQWRPLWDGYTHFYDCYLEESVTASTWERALSAQSSMFCRVVEKDEKVIGFAMCVLHEGTWSTAPICYLEDLFVDAAERGAGAGKALIDALIEEGKREGWSKLYWVTRENNPARKLYDKYGEADDYVRYRLSL
- a CDS encoding GNAT family N-acetyltransferase; translated protein: MNTSLQVKILTGETILAHLDALAGILENCVNGGASVSFMLPYSLDKARIFWRGIAQSAARGERLVLACFDDRDGVIGTVQLITDQPENQPHRADVAKLLVHKKARRKGAAMALMEALEAEARAREISVLVLDTATGSGAETFYQRAGWQKVGEIPRYALMPDGAMTATSLFYKFL